From Alligator mississippiensis isolate rAllMis1 chromosome 1, rAllMis1, whole genome shotgun sequence:
agagaaaagcagagacatgttttctgtacgggttcaggcaacagctaatgcttctgaatgtttcttaatagtgaattgtaccaataattgctttgaattgaaccaaggtagaaaaatcttctgtaataagaccagtcaaatatcctatgtatacacacataccgtccttcctcgaggatggtttctggcctgcgggagaatgatatattcataccttccagcaaatgctactgggggaccatgcaccattgcccgggtaactgcagctctttcaaggaagtctgacctaatgcacactgaacaaacccctcttggtgggaggtttaaacgagcatacactactctcactgctgattgtgacgagaatgattcccctggactattatctaaggcagaatacatagcattagctgcatctatggtgggggttccgggtcttgctgtaagtaatagcagaaatcttaatgcagtggcctgtgttttagcaaaaggactaaatgctacatctcgagcgctctcagccttgaatgctgaacaaaaacaactaagggacgttgtcttagagaatagagccgctattgattatctcttgttacgacacaatctggggtgtgaaaccttaaaaggaatatgctgcttcaacctcactgataattctgtgataattgaagacaaaattggtgccttacaacaattgaCACAGActttgaaagaatcatctggcttagacttttcctggttaacttcctggcttcccaattttggatggttgaaacagttattttgtatggttattctggtttgttttatagggattatggtttgtttttgTATCCAATGTATACTGGTTTGcatcgcatctatcttcaggcctaaggtaaatcaaatgattttgcaaacaaagaaagctgagaatactagatttgtgttaagtcaaattgaatggagcaatcataattaataataattatgaatgctccagatgagggaaatgtaaggtttgacctagaaactactatgcaaagcttaagcaaaagtgaatgttatgtgtcgaatgcccatctgcaatgataaggagcagacagtcttagatagaggaagcttgaaaacaaaaaacagaatcagaggtactggaacaaagagctcattataatactaaaaatcacacccctaggtggggaagatataggctaatgaaacatatatgtatgttaatgagatacatagctaaaacacaggtatagagacatgctcattaaagaactccttgtgtcactcctttatgaccaattagcaaacaa
This genomic window contains:
- the LOC132252445 gene encoding syncytin-A-like, with the translated sequence MKLFKVLVWGTLICPLLLIGGENLLPQEFDPQENVWIYLAQEILNRTDFCLAGGINAHLVFTSCLIAVPTPLKILQDYTMLKDVEKENTYQDIYKWGTIVKEKSRDMFSVRVQATANASECFLIVNCTNNCFELNQGRKIFCNKTSQISYVYTHTVLPRGWFLACGRMIYSYLPANATGGPCTIARVTAALSRKSDLMHTEQTPLGGRFKRAYTTLTADCDENDSPGLLSKAEYIALAASMVGVPGLAVSNSRNLNAVACVLAKGLNATSRALSALNAEQKQLRDVVLENRAAIDYLLLRHNLGCETLKGICCFNLTDNSVIIEDKIGALQQLTQTLKESSGLDFSWLTSWLPNFGWLKQLFCMVILVCFIGIMVCFCIQCILVCIASIFRPKVNQMILQTKKAENTRFVLSQIEWSNHN